From Pleurocapsa sp. PCC 7319:
AAAACGTTCATTTGATATTATTTTTGCTCTGTTTGTACTGACGGTATTTTCTCCCGTTTATTTTATTTTGATGGCTTTAATTGCATTCAATTCTCAGGGACCAATTTTTTATGTCCAACAGAGAGTTGGTAGGGATCATAAACCATTTAAATGCATTAAATTTAGGACTATGGTTAATAATGCTGACGAAATATTAGAGACAATGATGAGTAATTCGGCTCAAATGCGTCAGGAGTTTCAAGATAGCTATAAATTGAAACGCGATCCCAGAATAACTAAAATTGGGAAGTTTTTGCGCTTAACCAGCTTAGATGAATTTCCTCAATTTTGGAACGTATTAAAAGGGGACATGAGTGTAGTCGGACCAAGACCTTTAGTGCCGGAAGAATTACCCAAGTACGGTCGTAAGATTAATACTGTTTTACAAATAAAGCCGGGGATTACTGGTCTTTGGCAAGTATCGGGAAGAAATGACATTCCTTATCCTAAGAGGGTGCAGATTGACGTGTACTATGCAACCAGCCATAATTGGCTCTTAGATTTGTGGATCATATTTAAGACTATCAATGTGATCGTTTTTCCCCGCAATAATGGTGCATATTGAACACCTAATTTTCTCATTTTAAAATATATAGTAGACAGCAAACTTAATTTATTTATTTAAATGACTGAACGCAAAATAGCATTGCTCACGGGTATTACTGGTCAGGATGGTTCTTATTTAAGTGAATTTTTACTAGATAAGGGCTATGAAGTTCATGGCATCATTCGTCGAACTTCTACTTTCAATACCGATCGCATCGATCATCTATATATTGACCCTCATAGTCCAGAAGCCAGATTATTTCTTCATTATGGCGA
This genomic window contains:
- a CDS encoding sugar transferase yields the protein MTANSQLISVKVVQSLVRKGLQPIFNQNRLNRLPLAALNGNLVKRSFDIIFALFVLTVFSPVYFILMALIAFNSQGPIFYVQQRVGRDHKPFKCIKFRTMVNNADEILETMMSNSAQMRQEFQDSYKLKRDPRITKIGKFLRLTSLDEFPQFWNVLKGDMSVVGPRPLVPEELPKYGRKINTVLQIKPGITGLWQVSGRNDIPYPKRVQIDVYYATSHNWLLDLWIIFKTINVIVFPRNNGAY